In Fusobacterium hwasookii, a single window of DNA contains:
- the hisS gene encoding histidine--tRNA ligase produces MELIRKPKGTKDIIGEDAVKYIYISNVTQKMFENYGYKFAKTPIFEETELFKRGIGEATDVVEKEMYTFKDKGDRSITLRPENTASMVRCYLENSIYAKEDISRFYYNGSMFRYERPQAGRQREFNQIGVEVFGEKSPILDAEVIAMGYNWLAKLGITDLEVKINSVGSKGSRTIYREKLVEHFKSHLDDMCEDCKDRINRNPLRLLDCKVDGDKDFYKSAPSIIDYLFEDERKHYEEVKKYLTIFGVKFTEDPTLVRGLDYYSSTVFEIVTNKLGSQGTVLGGGRYDNLLKELGDKDIPAFGFAAGVERVMMLVDEYPKDIPEVYIAWLGDSTVETAMKIAEDLRKNDIKVYVDYSSKGMKAHMKKADKLETRYCVILGEDELNKGIVLLKDFSTREQKEVKIEEIINYIK; encoded by the coding sequence ATGGAATTAATAAGAAAACCAAAAGGAACAAAAGATATTATTGGTGAAGATGCAGTAAAATATATTTATATTTCAAATGTAACTCAGAAGATGTTTGAAAATTATGGTTATAAGTTTGCTAAAACTCCAATTTTTGAAGAAACTGAATTATTTAAAAGAGGTATAGGTGAAGCAACAGATGTTGTTGAAAAAGAAATGTACACTTTTAAAGATAAAGGAGACAGATCAATAACTCTAAGACCTGAAAATACAGCTTCAATGGTTAGATGTTATCTTGAAAATTCAATTTATGCCAAAGAAGATATTAGTAGATTCTACTACAATGGCTCAATGTTTAGATACGAAAGACCACAAGCTGGTAGACAAAGAGAATTTAACCAAATAGGAGTAGAAGTTTTTGGTGAAAAATCTCCTATACTTGATGCTGAAGTTATTGCTATGGGATATAATTGGCTTGCAAAATTAGGTATTACTGATTTAGAAGTGAAAATAAATTCAGTAGGCTCTAAGGGTTCTCGTACTATTTACAGAGAAAAATTAGTAGAACACTTTAAATCTCACTTAGATGATATGTGTGAAGATTGTAAAGACAGAATTAATAGAAACCCTTTAAGACTTTTAGATTGTAAAGTTGATGGAGATAAAGATTTCTATAAATCTGCTCCAAGTATAATAGATTATCTTTTTGAAGATGAAAGAAAACACTATGAAGAAGTTAAAAAATATCTAACAATTTTTGGAGTAAAATTTACAGAAGATCCAACTCTTGTTAGAGGACTTGATTATTATTCAAGTACAGTTTTTGAAATTGTAACTAATAAGCTTGGTTCACAAGGAACAGTTTTAGGTGGTGGAAGATATGATAATCTTTTAAAAGAATTAGGAGATAAAGATATTCCTGCTTTTGGTTTTGCTGCTGGAGTTGAAAGAGTTATGATGCTTGTTGATGAATATCCTAAAGATATTCCAGAGGTCTACATTGCTTGGCTTGGAGACTCTACAGTTGAAACTGCTATGAAGATTGCAGAAGATTTAAGAAAAAATGATATAAAAGTTTATGTAGATTATTCTTCTAAAGGAATGAAAGCTCATATGAAAAAGGCTGATAAATTAGAAACAAGATATTGTGTTATCCTTGGAGAAGATGAACTTAATAAAGGAATAGTTTTATTAAAAGATTTTTCTACAAGAGAGCAAAAAGAAGTAAAAATTGAAGAGATTATAAATTATATTAAATAG
- a CDS encoding DUF695 domain-containing protein: MKQNFNEIKQNWNFYMCRVEDKPASIRLNLALSNIAPVEDYKHRLSIFIKMNNPTEDGLSSNEEYPILCDIEDEVIDRLETLEDIFAGTVKTQGRLELYVFTKNPEKSEELCKEAFKKFPNYQWKSYIDEDKEWDFYFNFLYPDTYSYQAIMNRSVIENLTEQGDNLEKEREIDHWLYFSSEENINIAIKKVEELGYKILSSKKLDDEKNYPYQLNISRMDNAIYNHVNQIVWELIEIAEPLNGYYDGWGCNITK; the protein is encoded by the coding sequence TTGAAACAAAATTTTAATGAAATCAAACAAAACTGGAATTTTTATATGTGTAGAGTAGAGGATAAGCCTGCTTCTATACGTCTTAACTTAGCTTTATCTAATATTGCACCTGTTGAAGATTACAAACATAGACTTAGTATTTTTATAAAAATGAATAATCCTACTGAAGATGGTCTTTCATCTAATGAGGAGTATCCAATACTATGTGATATTGAAGATGAAGTTATAGATAGATTAGAAACTTTAGAAGATATATTTGCTGGAACTGTGAAAACACAAGGAAGATTAGAACTTTATGTTTTTACTAAAAATCCTGAAAAAAGTGAAGAACTTTGTAAAGAAGCTTTTAAAAAATTTCCAAATTATCAATGGAAATCTTATATAGATGAAGATAAGGAATGGGATTTTTACTTTAATTTCCTTTACCCTGATACATATTCTTACCAAGCTATAATGAATAGATCTGTTATAGAAAATTTAACAGAGCAAGGAGATAATTTAGAAAAAGAACGTGAAATAGATCATTGGCTTTATTTTTCTTCAGAAGAAAATATAAATATTGCTATTAAAAAAGTTGAAGAATTAGGTTATAAAATTCTTTCAAGTAAAAAATTAGATGATGAAAAGAATTATCCTTATCAACTTAATATTTCTAGAATGGATAATGCTATATATAATCATGTAAATCAAATTGTATGGGAACTTATAGAAATTGCTGAACCTTTAAATGGATATTATGATGGTTGGGGTTGTAATATCACAAAATAA
- a CDS encoding replication-associated recombination protein A: MNLFQKNYKNVEPLAYKLRPKSLEDFVGQEKLLGKDGVITRLILNSTLSNSIFYGPPGCGKSSLGEIISNTLDCNFEKLNATTASVSDIRNVVETAKRNIELYNKRTILFLDEIHRFNKNQQDALLSYTEDGTLTLIGATTENPYYNINNALLSRVMVFEFKALTNDDISKLIDKGLNFLNISMSDKVKEIIIDISQGDSRIALNYVEMYNNIYSQMSEDEIFSIFKERQVSFDKKQDKYDMISAFIKSIRGSDPDAAIYWLARLLDGGEDPKYMARRLFIEASEDIGMANPEALLIANATMNACERIGMPEVRIILAHATVYLAISSKSNSVYEAIDGALADIKKGELQEVPMNICHDNVGYKYPHNYTDNFVKQKYMNKKKKYYKPGNNKNEKLIAEKLSKLWDE, translated from the coding sequence ATGAATTTATTTCAAAAAAATTATAAAAATGTTGAACCTCTTGCATATAAATTACGACCCAAAAGTTTAGAAGATTTTGTAGGTCAAGAAAAACTTTTAGGAAAAGATGGAGTAATTACAAGACTTATTTTAAATTCTACTCTATCAAATTCCATTTTTTATGGACCTCCTGGTTGTGGAAAAAGTAGTTTAGGAGAAATTATTTCTAATACTTTAGATTGTAATTTTGAAAAATTAAATGCTACTACTGCAAGTGTTTCAGATATAAGAAATGTGGTTGAAACAGCTAAAAGAAATATAGAACTCTACAATAAAAGGACTATACTATTTTTAGATGAAATTCATAGATTCAATAAAAATCAACAAGATGCCTTGCTTTCTTATACAGAAGATGGAACGCTTACTCTTATAGGGGCAACAACTGAAAATCCTTATTACAATATAAATAATGCCTTACTTTCAAGAGTTATGGTTTTTGAATTTAAAGCTCTTACTAATGATGATATTTCAAAATTGATAGATAAAGGCTTAAATTTTTTGAATATTAGTATGAGTGATAAAGTAAAAGAAATAATTATTGATATATCACAAGGAGATTCAAGAATAGCCTTAAATTATGTTGAGATGTACAACAATATATATTCTCAAATGAGTGAAGATGAAATTTTTTCTATTTTTAAAGAAAGGCAAGTTTCTTTTGATAAAAAGCAAGATAAATATGATATGATTTCAGCTTTTATAAAGTCTATTAGGGGAAGTGACCCTGATGCAGCTATATACTGGCTTGCTAGACTTTTAGATGGTGGAGAAGATCCCAAATATATGGCAAGAAGATTATTTATCGAGGCAAGTGAAGATATAGGAATGGCAAATCCAGAAGCACTTTTAATTGCAAATGCAACTATGAATGCTTGTGAAAGAATAGGTATGCCAGAAGTTAGAATAATACTGGCTCATGCCACTGTATATCTTGCAATTTCTTCTAAGTCAAATTCTGTTTATGAAGCAATAGATGGAGCATTGGCTGATATAAAAAAAGGTGAATTACAAGAAGTTCCAATGAATATTTGTCATGATAATGTAGGATATAAGTATCCTCATAACTACACTGATAATTTTGTTAAACAAAAATATATGAATAAAAAGAAAAAGTATTATAAACCTGGTAATAATAAAAATGAAAAATTGATAGCTGAAAAATTAAGTAAATTATGGGATGAATAG